The window TGCCGGGCTCTTTGACCGTCTTCCCTCGCTCAAGATCATTGTCCACCACCTGGGCGCCATGATCCCTTACTTTGCTGGTCGCGTCGGGCCGGGCTGGGACCAGTTAGGCAGCCGCACTTCCGACGAGGATTACACCGTCCTGCTCAAGCAGTTGAAGAAACGGCCGCTTGATTATTTCCACATGTTTTACGTAGATACGGCGATTTTTGGCGCCCTGGACGCCACGATTTGCGGGCTCAAATTTTATGGAGCGGAAAAGGCGTTATTTGCCTCCGACATGCCTTTTGATCCTGAGAAGGGCACGGCCTACATCCGGTGGACGATTGAAATCATAGACAGCTTGGACATCACGCCGGCAGAACGTCATGCTATCTATGAAGGCAATGCGCGCCGACTGTTGCATCTCTAACTCGATAAAAGGTCATCCCAGGCCAGGCTGAAGAAAATCTGGTGGAGCGAATGGTCGTCCTCCACCAGATGATAGGTGAGATTGGTAAAGATTTGCAGCGCGATATCATGAACCGGGCCGGGCGGCACTGTCTCGTCGTGGTTGCCGTGATAGATGACCACAGGGAAATTCAGCTTCAGATTCCGGCACATTTCCGGCGGCAGATGATTCAGGGCCGGGGCCAGCAGGATTAATTTGGCGATCTTTTCCACGTGCCGGAAGGAAAACACGGCGGCCATCAACCCTCCCAAACTGGAACCGATCAGGGTGAGGCCGTCCTTGTCGGTGAGCAGAGTTTCCAGCTTGGCCATACGCTCCTCGAAGGGGCCCTCAAAGTCTTCCACGATCATCCGGGGATATCTTGCCTGGAAAAAGGCGCCCTTCGTTCCCCGACTGGAACTGTCCAGGCCATGGATGAATACCAGGGTGGGTCCCGCCGGCCTTGCCGTCTTCTCGGTTTCCATTACTTCCATCCTTGACGACCTCGTAAAAAGTCGAAAATGCCCAAGAATCGTCATTCCGGTGAAAACCGGAATCCAGAGATTTCAGCGTGTTACAAAAATACTGGACACCGGTTTTCACCGGTGTGACGACTTTTTAC is drawn from Deltaproteobacteria bacterium and contains these coding sequences:
- a CDS encoding alpha/beta hydrolase, translating into METEKTARPAGPTLVFIHGLDSSSRGTKGAFFQARYPRMIVEDFEGPFEERMAKLETLLTDKDGLTLIGSSLGGLMAAVFSFRHVEKIAKLILLAPALNHLPPEMCRNLKLNFPVVIYHGNHDETVPPGPVHDIALQIFTNLTYHLVEDDHSLHQIFFSLAWDDLLSS